In Thalassotalea fonticola, a single genomic region encodes these proteins:
- a CDS encoding SRPBCC family protein, with translation MAFDITEFTKAKLQMECKIHFKDNSAQEVFDIMGNPELITEWYLLAESVKMHPAIGDEEASFNVVFTFFGDVYEKVLYWQPPLRYVYLAQGPNFPIKDYVAEIEVVADENNCGVMTWRLYYQDIEGENFKRIIPTLIPAMNKASMEKLSEFIGGYKVDCVIY, from the coding sequence ATGGCATTCGATATAACAGAGTTCACTAAAGCCAAGCTACAAATGGAGTGTAAGATTCATTTTAAAGACAATTCAGCTCAAGAAGTCTTTGATATAATGGGAAATCCTGAATTGATCACTGAATGGTACCTACTGGCTGAAAGCGTGAAGATGCATCCTGCTATAGGAGATGAAGAAGCTAGCTTTAATGTAGTTTTCACTTTCTTTGGTGATGTATATGAAAAAGTTTTATATTGGCAGCCGCCGCTGAGATATGTATATTTAGCCCAAGGCCCTAATTTTCCAATTAAAGATTATGTTGCTGAAATTGAAGTTGTTGCGGATGAAAACAACTGTGGTGTTATGACTTGGCGTTTATATTATCAAGATATTGAAGGTGAAAATTTTAAACGGATCATCCCTACGCTTATTCCGGCGATGAATAAAGCTAGTATGGAAAAGTTATCTGAATTCATCGGAGGCTACAAAGTCGACTGTGTTATTTATTAA
- a CDS encoding SDR family NAD(P)-dependent oxidoreductase: protein MTNRTAIVTGASHPKGIGRAIAICLARSGVNVVATDLQGSTGLDTIAAEIASHGVKGHAIACDVTSKQDIERVISETKLKFGAIDILVNNAGVGMGSANFLEVTDTDWNISLAVNLKGLADFCQAAIPEMLSQDNAGCIINIASLSGLGAIEDIPVCYTASKFAVIGLTKQLAVQYAKDGIRVNAICPGSIHTQMHETVLDMIANENNISIAEAQKLEDSNIPLGFTGKPDVVGDTVVYLASDSSRYMTGVALPVAGGMSPGL from the coding sequence CAAGATCTGGCGTCAATGTTGTCGCAACAGATCTTCAAGGCTCTACAGGCCTTGATACTATAGCAGCTGAGATTGCCAGTCATGGTGTAAAAGGTCATGCGATTGCTTGTGATGTTACTTCTAAGCAAGACATTGAACGTGTTATCAGTGAAACCAAATTAAAGTTTGGGGCTATTGATATTTTAGTCAACAATGCCGGTGTAGGAATGGGCAGTGCCAATTTTCTCGAGGTGACTGATACAGATTGGAATATATCTTTGGCTGTAAACTTAAAAGGGCTTGCTGATTTTTGTCAAGCCGCTATTCCTGAAATGTTAAGTCAAGATAATGCCGGCTGTATCATAAACATAGCCTCATTATCTGGTTTAGGCGCAATTGAAGATATTCCAGTGTGCTATACCGCAAGTAAATTTGCAGTTATTGGTTTAACCAAGCAACTTGCTGTGCAGTACGCTAAAGATGGCATTAGAGTTAACGCTATTTGTCCTGGCTCAATTCATACCCAAATGCATGAAACAGTCCTTGATATGATAGCCAATGAAAACAACATCAGCATAGCCGAGGCTCAAAAACTTGAAGACAGTAATATACCTTTAGGCTTTACTGGAAAACCGGATGTTGTCGGTGATACCGTGGTTTATTTGGCAAGTGATAGTAGCCGTTATATGACCGGGGTAGCGTTACCTGTTGCAGGCGGTATGAGCCCTGGTTTGTAA